GGAGCCAATGAATTAACAAAAGAGGTTGCTTCTGCCTTAAATGCCCGTCCCATCATTACAACAGCTGCTGATGTTCAAGAAACAATTGCTGTGGATTTGCTGGGGAAACGGTTTGGCTGGGTTTGGGACTCAGCGGAGAAACTGACACCCGTGAGCGCAGCTGTGGTAAATGAAGAAAAGATCGCGGTCGTACAGGAGTCAGGGGAGAAGGAATGGTGGAATTATGGACGTCCCCTTCCGGAAAATATCCACCTATATTCATCGATTGCAGAAGCATTAATTAATAAATCGAATGCGGCATTAGTGATTACTCATCGAACTCTAACAAAAGAGGAAAATGCCATATTACATAGAGGCGTATTATACAGACCAAAAGTAATCGTTCTTGGTATAGGCTGTAACCGCGGAACATCTTCAGAAGAAATAGAAGCTGTTATTGACGAGACGTTACGGGAGCTGCAATTTTCGAAAAAAAGCGTCAAGGCGATTTGCACGATAGATTTAAAGAAGGATGAAGCCGGATTGCTGGAGGCAGCCGCTAAAAATCGATGGGAATTTATTTGTTATACCCCTGATGAACTAAACTCGGTTAAAATAGAAGAGCCTTCAGAAACAGTTTTGAAATTTACTGGAGCATATGGAGTAAGTGAACCTGCAGCCAAGTTGTATAGTGGTGCAGATAAATTGGAGATTGTGAAGAAGAAATCAGGCAATGTAACGATTTCAGTCGCGATAATTCGGCATTGAAATCGGTAAGAGGGGGAAAGAACATGTCAGATCGCAGACTTGTCATTGCAGGGACAGGCAGTGGAGTAGGCAAAACAACAATTACGATTGGGCTGATGTCTGCTTTAAGGAAAAAAGGATATACAGTTCAAGGCTTTAAGTGCGGCCCGGATTATATTGACCCGACCTACCACACGGCGGTTACCGGAAGGGTTTCAAGAAATATTGACAGTTGGATGCTGGATCATAAAATGGTCCAAGAGATCGTCAACCGTGCCAGCACGGGAGCGGATATTTCGATTATTGAAGGTGTAATGGGATTCTTTGACGGCAAAGATCCAACGAATAATATGGGTTCAACTGCTGAGATTAGTATCATCACGAAAAGCCCTGTTGTTCTTGTTGTTAATTGTGCCAGTATGGCCCGAAGCGCAGCAGCAATTGTCAAGGGATTTCAAGAGTTTCTTAAAGAAACACAAATAGTTGGTGTGATCGCTAATCAAGTGGGAAGTGAAGGGCATTTCAAAATCGTCAAGGTTGCGATTGAACAAGAGTGCGGTATTCCGGTACTTGGCTATTTGAAAAAAGATCAAGTCCTGACCATTCCTGAACGTCATTTAGGATTAATTCCATCTGTCGAACGAGGCGAACTAAATCCGTTTTTTGAGCAGCTTGGTGATACCATCCTGGAAACGGTAGATGTCGATGCTTTATATGGGCTCGCAAAGGCAGCAAAGTTAGAGATCCCTAACTCCCAGTTTGGTTTGAAGGAAAAGAACGCAGTGAAAATAGCTGTTGCAAGAGATGCAGCTTTTAACTTTTATTATCAGGAAAATTTTGAAATGTTAGAAGCTGCAGGGGCAGAATTAATTGAATTTTCACCATTAAAAGGTGAACCATTACCTGATCAAATAGACGGCTTTTATATTGGCGGCGGGTTCCCGGAAGAATTTGCTGAAGAATTGGCAGAAAAAACCGAAGTAAAACGTTCCATCCGGGCTGCGATCGAAAAAGGCCTGCCAACCCTGGCGGAATGCGGCGGTTTTATGTATCTAACTGAATATCTGGAAACAACAGATGAAAAAAGCTATGCAATGGTTGGCATCATTCCTGGAAAAGTGAAAATGCAATCAAGGCTGCAAGCTTTAGGGTATCGTGAAATTAGAGGTGAAGAGGGGAACTTTTTACTGAAGGGTAATCTGATTGCCCGCGGACATGAATTTCATTACTCTACCTTCCATCCGAGAACAGAATTTCAGCATGCCTATCAGACGCAAGGAATGCGGGGATTTAAGGAAGAGGGCTATATGAATGGAAATTTGATCGCTGGTTATACCCATTTTCATTTTGGGTCATGTCCGGAGTTGGTAGAAAATTGGATAGAAAAATGTAAGGAGTTTCAACAAAATGGCTAAGGCGCTTCCGATCATGTTTCAGGGGACAAGTTCAGATGCCGGGAAAAGTGTACTCGTTACAGCGTTTTGCCGTATTTTTACCCAAGATGGATTTAGAACGGCTCCATTTAAATCGCAAAATATGTCCTTAAACTCGTATATCACCATAGATGGAAAAGAAATTGGCCGAGCCCAGGGTGTACAGGCAGAAGCGGCTGGTATTCAGGCCACTACCGATATGAACCCGATTTTAATAAAGCCAAACCGCGATAATGAAGCACAGATTGTCGTACATGGAAAACCATATAAAAATTTGGAAGCTGGTGTATATCGGAAAGAGTTTTTCTTAACAGGTATTGAACTGATCAAGGAATCTCTATCTGTGCTTTCAGAAAGTTACGAACGGCTTGTGATTGAAGGTGCAGGAAGTCCTGCAGAGATTAACCTGAATGATCGGGAATTGGTCAATATGCGGGTCGCAAAATTGGCTGATGCTCCTGTCATTTTGATAGGGGATATTGAAAAAGGCGGCGTGTTTGCCAGTTTAGTAGGCACCCTGCAGTTATTAGAGCCAGAAGACAGGGATCGGGTTATTGGGGTTATTATTAATAAATTCCGGGGTGATCTTTCTCTCTTAGAATCTGGTTTGACATGGTTTGAAGAATACACAGGAAAGCCTGTTCTTGGGGTTATCCCACATCTAGACCATTTAAATATCGATGCAGAGGATTCTGTGATTTTAAATCAATACACCTCTAGCCCCAATATGGAAAGGGAATTAGATATCGCTGTAATTCAATATCCTAGAATCTCTAATTTTACAGATGTGGATCCATTTTTTTCTGAACCTGATTGCCATGTGCGTTTTATAACGAAACCTGAACAGCTTCAACAACCCGATTTAGTCATTCTGCCAGGTAGCAAAAATACGATGGATGATTTCTTGTTTTTAAAAAACAGTGGCCTAGCTCAAAGAATAATAGAATTAAAGCAGAATCATAAGGCTATGATTTTCGGGATTTGCGGTGGGTATCAAATGCTTGGCGAGGAAATTCAGGACCCATTTGGCGTTGAATCCCAGGAACAAAAAGTACAAGGACTCTGTATGCTGCCGATCCAGACCACTATTTCAAAAGAAAAGACCACCGTGCTGTCAAATGGAGTTCTACATCTATTTGGCAAAAGCTTTGCTGTGACAGGTTACGAGATTCATATGGGGGAAACTGTGAAAAAAGAAGAAGGACTGCGCTTCATTGAAACGAAGAATGGAGCAGACGGCTGCATTACAGTGGATGAAAAAGTAATGGGCACCTATTTTCATGGTATTTTTCATAATGATGAATTTCGGAAGGAACTGCTCAATCACCTTCGCAAAACAAAAGGTTTAGCTCCGATTGACAAGCGGATTTCGTTTAATCAGTTACGTGAAGAAGCGTTTAACCGTCTGGCAGACCATGTACGCGCACATGTAAATTTAGATTATATTCACCAAAAAATGATGGAATTTCAAAATGGGAGGATTCCGCGATGAATGGAATAATGGTTGATATTAAGCCTTTAAATAAAGAGATGGGTCAAAAGGTAAAGGCGTATGTTGATAACCTAACCAAGCCTCTAGGCAGTTTAGGAAGATTGGAGGAACTGGCCATTCAGCTGGCAGAAATAACTTCTGAAGACTTTCCGATTGTTACACCTCCTGGCGTGATAGTATTTGCAGCCGATCATGGTGTAGTCGAAGAGGGTGTATCCGCATTTCCACAAGAAGTGACTGTTCAAATGGTCTTGAACTTTCTAAATCGGGGTGCTGCGATCAATGTCTTTAGCAAGCAAATCGGTGCAGCGTTTGAAGTAGTGGATATTGGCGTTGCAGCAGAAATTGCAGCGGAAGGTGCCGTGCATCGCAAGGTTCGATATGGCACAGCTAATTTCTGTAAACAGGATGCCATGACAAGGCAAGATGTTGAAAAGGCAATAGCAGTTGGATATGAGCGAGCCGAAGCGATGATACACCAGGGATGCAAATGCTTAATTCTCGGTGAAATGGGAATTGGCAATACAACTTCCAGCAGTGCGATCCTCGCCGTTTTAAGTGGTCAGGAAGTAAGTTCCCTTGTCGGCCGTGGGACAGGCATTCCTTCAGAACAAATCATCCATAAACAAGAAGTCATTTCCTTGGCTATAAGGGAAAGACAGCCAGATCGAATGGACCCAATCGACATTTTTGCGAAAATCGGCGGGCTGGAAATTGCTGCCATGACGGGAGCCATGTTAGCGGCTGCTGCGAATCGTGTTCCTATTCTTGTTGATGGTTTTATCTGTACCATAGCGGCACTGATGGCAAAGGAAATTTGCCATACAGCGAGTGATTATATGATCGTAGGGCATCGTTCAGTCGAACCTGGGCACTTAATCGCCCTTCAATTATTAGGAAAGAAACCGATTCTTGACTTGGATTTGCGCCTTGGTGAAGGGAGCGGGGCAGCAGTGGCATTTCCGATCTTACAGTCTGCAACATTAATGCTGAAAGAGATGGCCACCTTTGATTCTGCAGGAGTTTCAAAAGAGAAAGAAGGAGACGAATGATGACGAAAGAAAATAGCGGACTCACTCTGGTATACACAGGTGATGGCAAGGGAAAAACAACGGCCGCTCTTGGCCTTGCGATTCGTGCAGCCGGTCGGGGAAAGCGAGTCATTATGATCCAATTTATAAAATCTCCCGAAAGAACGTATGGAGAGAAAATAATTTTTGAGAAATTGGGAATTGAAATCTATCAAATGGGAGCTGGATTTACCTGGACAAAAACCCCAGAAGTACATAGAGAGGCATTAAAATCAGCCTGGGCCTTTACGAAAGATAGAGTGGTTAATGGAGGATATGATGTGGTAATTCTGGATGAACTGAATAATGCTTTGGCAATAGAAAGGTTCCCAATCGCTGATGTCCTGCCATTACAGGAGGTACTAGAATTAATCCAACAGCGGCCAAAGGAAATGCATCTTGTTATTACCGGCCGCTCTGCAAAAGAAGAAATCATGGAATCGGCGGACTTGGTCACAGAGATGAAGGCAGTAAAGCATTATTATGATGAAGGAATACCTGCAGTGAAGGGAATTGAATTTTAATGAGGCTGATTGAAAAATATGGGCATGGCGGTGATTTACTTACCGCTCATCAGGTATTTAATAAAGCTTCCGGCGAATTCCTGGATTTTAGTGCAAATATTAACCCGCTTGGTCCACCTGCAAAAGTATTAGATTTGTTAAAGGAGCGGCTGGAAACCATTGTTCATTATCCAGATCCTGCCCATCGAGTTCTCAAACAAAAGCTGTCTGAGAGGAATAGGGTTTCCGATGATCAGATTTTAATAGGGAATGGAGCCGCAGAGTGTATCTCCTTAATTCTTTTAGGATTACAGCCCAAAACAGTCGGTTTAATCTACCCATGTTTTTCTGAATATGAACAGTTGTCTGTGGCCTTTGGTGCCAAAATCAATTCTTGTTATGGAAAGCTTGAACTTGATTTTAAACCAGACATTTCAGAGTTAAATTTACTGCTTTTAGAATCAGACCTTGTGTTCATCGGCCATCCAAACAATCCGACCGGTGTTCTGTATACAATGGAAGAGCTCGTCCAGATTGCTGAACAGGCAAAAAAAACCAATACATATCTAGTGATAGACGAGGCATTTATTGATTTTCTTCCCAAGCAGCTGCATATTACTCTTCTACAGAAATTGGAACGATATAGGCATGTTCTGATTGTGCGTTCCATGACAAAGATTTATGCGATTCCCGGACTTCGTCTAGGATATGTGCTGGCACATCCCGAGCTTATTGGCAAACTTCAAGCCAAGCAAGTAACGTGGAGCGTCAATCAAATGGCACTCATTGCGGGGGAAGCAGTTCTTAACGAAAGGGAATACGAGGATGAAACCATTGCACTTGTTAAGGAACAAAGAAATTATGTTAAACAGTCAATAGAAGAACAATTGGGATGGATGGTATTCCCTGGACAGGCAAATTTTCTATTAATAAGAATTACGGATGAACTAGCCGCTGCTGAGTTGCAATGGAAGTTGGGAGAAAGAGGGATCTTAATTCGCTCCTGCGCCATGTATCAAGGATTGACAAGCCAGGATTTTCGGATCGCGATTCGAACAAAGAAAGAAAATGACTGTTTACTACAAGCCTTAAAAGAGGTGGCCCATGAGGGGATTCAGCCATGACCATAACAAGATTGATTCTTGTAAGACATGGAGAAACGGACGAGAATTCTTACCACTATTACCTTGGTCATTATGATGCTGAATTAAATGATAAGGGCAGAAAGCAGCTTCGAGTCTTGACTAGTAAGTTGAAAAATAAAGGCGAACAAATTGACGTGATTTATTCCAGTGACTTGTCCAGGGCTAACGAAAGTGCCCGAATGATTGGAGAAGAGTTTCAAGTTAAGCCATTGCCCGTATTTTCCTTAAGGGAATTGAACTTTGGGGATTGGGATTGTAAAACTTATGAGGATATCAAGTTGGATGATCAGAATCAATTGGAGATGTGGGTAAATAATCCTTATAAAACGGCCCCACCAAATGGTGAATCCCTGCTTCAGCTTGGCGAACGGATCGACAATTGGCTCCAACAAATCTGTTCAACCAAAGGACGAAACGAAACCATTCTTATTGTTAGCCACGGCGGCCCCATTCGCTGGATTCTTAGCAAGTGGGTCATGGGTGATTCTAATGAATTTTGGAAGGTGGAAGGAGTAGGCCACGGAAAAGGAATCATTATTGATTTTGATCAACAAACAGGAATATTTACGATAGTAGATCGACTTTAATCAGGGAGAGAAAGGGGGAGACCCATGAACAAAAAGCTCCCACGAATCTTGAACGAACTTTAACTAGTTTAAGAGAGAGGATTTGATGAATGGAAACCGTCTCGTTAATTCTTTTGGTGTTTGTGTTGGGACTTCGCCATGGATTAGATGCAGACCACCTGGCCTGTATCGATGGTTTAACTCGATATAATTGGCGTAGGAATAGTCCTATTGCCCGCTGGGTAGGCACATTATTTTCAATTGGTCATGGATTGGTTGTAACATGCATTGCACTAATATTGGGGATTTTTATGAAGAACTTTAGGATCCCTGAACTTGTTAATACACTGGTAACTTGGATCTCGATTATTTCTCTATTTAGTATTGGAACATTAAATATTTACAATCTGTTACGGACGAAATCAATAGCGGATGGAAATTATCAGATCAGTGGGATCAAAGGAAAATTCCTGCCAAGAATTGTACAAGAAACAACGAACCCGTTTTTTGTTATTTTAATAGGGGGAATATTTGCCTTGGCTGCGGATACCGTCAGTCAAACTTCCATGTGGGCCATCGCAGCTGGAAATACAGGAAGTTATATGCCCTTATTACTGGGGATCGTCTTTATGTTTGGAATGATCTTAACCGACACCATAGATTCATTCGTTGCATTCCGTGTGATAAACCAATCGAATCGATTCGGACAATCAGCATCACGATTAATGGGATGGATCATTGTCTTATTGGCTTATGGAGTTTCCTCATATGAAGCCTTTACGTTTTTCTTCCCATGGGCTGAACTTGATTTCGAAATGATCGGCATCATCTTGTTTGGGGTATTGATTCTTGGTTTTGTCTATATCAGCCTCCTTTCGAAAAAACAGGCAGCCATTTCAATAAGAAACAATCGCTAAAAACGAGAAACTTGTTTAGAGTTAGAAATATCTGAGGTGCCTTTTTTTGCACCTAAAGAAGCAATGTCACATACACCCTTCTTTTGCAATCGAATTGTGGAAGAAGGGTGTTTTTTATTTTTCACCGATTGATCATCGGCTTTATTGCAGTACCTTCTTCCATTTCAAACTTGTTAAGTGTGATTTAACCCCTTGACTTTTCCTGAGAGTGTTAGATTCAAAACCATTATTTTTTACTCTCAACCATTGCTGGTAATTGATTTTACAACATTCTACTATCAAAAGATAAAAATCAACGGCGCCAAAAGTCATAAAGTTGTCAAAAAGTAGACAAAAAGTTGACGGAAAAAAATAAAAATGTTTGCTACTATAATAGTGGGCAGATGAAATAGCAATTTCTAGAAAGTATTAGTTATTGTTTTAGAATATGTCTAAAAAGCCGGCTTTATTTTTGTCATTCTAAATTTATTTTACTGAAGACATCTTTGTGAAACATTGAACAATTTACACTATGGATGTAGTGAAAAACAATTAGGGAGGTACGGTTATGGATCAGTTATTATTGGCAAGAATTCAGTTTGCTGTAACAACGGTTTACCACTTTTTCTTTGTGCCGCTTTCGATCGGCCTAGTGTTTATAGTGGCTTTGATGGAAACTTTGTATGTTGTAAAGAAAGATGATGTTTATAAAAAAATGACCAAATTCTGGGGCCACCTGTTTTTGATTAACTTTGCAGTTGGAGTGGTAACAGGAATTATTCAAGAGTTCCAATTCGGGATGAACTGGTCAGATTATTCCAGATTTGTCGGAGATGTTTTTGGCGCTCCGCTTGCGATTGAAGCATTGCTTGCCTTTTTTATGGAGTCTACTTTTATTGGTTTGTGGATTTTTGGCTGGGAACGATTATCCCCCAAATTGCATTTAACAAGTATTTGGCTCGTTTCACTCGGAACCATTCTCTCAGGTTTTTGGATTTTAACAGCAAATTCCTTTATGCAGCACCCTGTCGGATATATGTTGAAAAATGGACGGGCGCAAATGAACGACTTTCTTAGCTTAATAACTAATGGTCAAATTTGGGTGGAGTTCCCGCATGTAATGACAGGTGCCCTCGCTACAGGTGCTTTCTTCGTTGCAGGAATAAGCGCCTATAATTTGTTAAAGAAAAGAGAAGTGGGATTTTATAAAAAATCGATGAATCTAGCCCTTATTCTTGGGTTGATTGGCAGCTTGGGCACCGCATTAAGCGGCCATGAGCAAGCCCAATATCTTGTCAAAACACAGCCAATGAAAATGGCAGCAGCAGAAGGGATCTGGAAGGATACACCAAGTCCTGCGCCATGGTCTGCATTTGCCATCATTGATACGGCAAAAAAACAAAACAAGTTTGAAATCAATATTCCCTACGCTCTTAGCTTTCTATCATACTCTAAATTTGATGGCAGTCTGAAAGGTATGGACACTCTGCAAAAAGAATATGCGTCCAAATACGATCAAAAAGTCGGAAAAGGCACAAACTACATTCCTCCAGTTAAAACAACGTATTGGAGCTTCCGCCTAATGGTTGGTTTTGGTGCTGCTATGATTCTATTATCCATTATTGGGCTATTCCTTTGGAGAAGAGGTACACTGGAAACCAATAAAGTATTCTTAAAGTTTTTACCTCCTAGCATTTCATTTCCATTTTTAGCCAATACATTTGGCTGGATTATGACCGAGGTAGGCCGCCAGCCATGGACAATCTTTGGTCTCATGACAACAAATAGTTCAGTTTCGCCGAATGTCTCTGGAGGCAGTGTCTTATTTTCCCTTATTATGTATATGTTAATTTTTACTGTCCTGGCATTTGTGATGGTTTATTTAATGGTCCGGGAAATCAAACATGGTCCTGCTGCACATGAAAATATGGAAGTTCATCATAAATTGGATCCATTTGATAAGGTAGGTGCTTAGGATGCAATTAAATGAATTATGGTTTGTTTTAATTGGTGTTGTATTTATCGGTTTCTTCTTTCTTGAAGGTTTTGATTTTGGTGTGGGTATGTCAATGAGGTTTCTTGCCCGCAGTCAGCAGGAGCGTTCGATCATGGTTAATGCAATTGGACCTGTTTGGGATGCAAACGAAGTGTGGCTTTTAACCGGCGGCGGTGCCATCTTTGCAGCTTTCCCGGATTGGTATGCCACCATGTTCAGCGGATACTATATTCCATTATTAGCCGTGCTTTTATGCTTAATTGCCAGAGGTGTATCTTTTGAATTCCGCAGTAAAGTTCCGACAGAGCGTTGGACTAATATATGGGATTGGGCTCTCTTTTTTGGCAGTCTGTTACCTCCATTCCTTCTGGGTGTCTTATTTACGAGTATGTTAAAGGGAATGCCAATTCATAAAGATATGAATATGACAGCAGGGTTCTCTGATTTTATTAATGTTTATTCCTTGTGGGGAGGGCTAACGGTAACATTGTTATGCTTGCTTCATGGATTAAACTTTTTGACCTTGAAAACAGAAGGGGATCTGCGCAAACGTTCAAGTGCATTAGCAAAGAAAATGGTACTGGCGGTTCTCGGTTCACTTGTCGTTTTTGTTGTACTATCCTGGTCAATGACAGATATTTTTAAAGTACGGCTTTTGCCTGAACTTGTGATTGTGGTGCTAATCGTCGCCGTTTACACACTTGCTTATACCTTTATTACAAAGAAACGGGAAGGTTTAGCTTTTACAATGTCAGGTCTGGGATTAGCCTTGACAGTTTCTGCTATTTTCGTTGGCCTATTCCCAAGAGTCATGATCAGTTCGATCAATAAAGCTTTCGACCTTACCGTATATAACGCTTCAAGTGGGGCTTATTCATTAAAAGTAATGACCATTGTGGCTGTCACGATCTTACCGTTTGTATTGGGATACACCATCTGGAGTTACTATATTTTCAGAAAAAGAGTGACAGATAAGGAGCATTTGACGTACTGATGGATAAGTCTATGTTTTCTTACAAAGGCATCAAACCGGTACTAGCGGCATTAACATTTTTGACAGTTATTCAATGCACGATGATCATGATCCAGGCTTATTATTTAGCCGATTCAATCTCCTCCCTTTTTGGAGGAGATTTGTTTCATATTGTCATGAGAAAATTGTTCATTTTCTTTCTGGCATTTGTCTTTCGTCAATTGCTTTCTTTATGGAAGAAAAAGCTTGCTTTCCGCTTCGCTTCCGATACGAGTGTTTTCTTTAGAGAAGCAGTTCTGAAAAAGTTATTTCAGTTGGGGCCTCAATTTGTGAAAGCAGAAGGATCCGGTCAGACTGTCACATTCATAATGGAAGGGATCATCAAATTTCGCCGTTATTTGGAACTGTTTTTGCCAAAGGTCATCAACATTGCCTTGATCCCAGTGATGGTTTGGGTATTTATTTTCTGTGAAAATATTCGTTCGGCTGTCATATTAATGGTTGCTTTTCCTATTTTAATCGTATTTATGATTCTTCTTGGTTTGGCAGCCAAAGAAAAAGCAAACCGCCAGTATGAATCATATGAATTACTCTCCAATCATTTCGTTGATTCATTGCGGGGGTTGGAAACATTAAAATTTTTAGGACAAAGCCGCACACATATCGAAAAAATTCGGATGGTCAGTGACCGATATCGAAAAGCGACAATGGCTACCTTACGAATTGCTTTTTTGTCCACGTTTGCCCTCGATTTTTTCACAATGCTTTCTGTGGCAACAGTGGCTGTTTTTCTTGGCATGGGGCTAATTAATGGGACAATGGAACTTAAGACGGCTTTAACCATCCTTATACTAGCTCCTGAATATTTCTTACCGATTCGCGAAGTTGGTGCCGATTATCATGCAACACTGGATGGGAAAGAAGCAGGAAAAAAAATAGGCGAAATCCTCGAAATGGAGATCGTGAGCCCTGGAAATCAATTCATTCCGGAATGGCAACCTACAAATGTCTTTTCTTTGAAGAATATGAATTTCCGCTTTTCAGATTCGGATCAAGGTTTAAAAGATATCGATTTTACCATAACAGGGACAAAAAAAGTGGGAATTATCGGTGCAAGCGGTGCTGGTAAATCTACTTTAATTGATCTATTAAGCGGGTTCGCTAGTCCAACGAGCGGAGAATTTCAGGTAAACG
Above is a genomic segment from Neobacillus endophyticus containing:
- a CDS encoding cobalt-precorrin 5A hydrolase → MIVLHEGQKPVIQQNGDYAVVAITKHGVELARKLGHSFQNADVFYPNKFEKGDEQAHGIQLFTGNVRLALPVLFKTYKGLIFIISLGAVVRLIAPLLKDKKTDPAVLVIDEKGKNVISVLSGHIGGANELTKEVASALNARPIITTAADVQETIAVDLLGKRFGWVWDSAEKLTPVSAAVVNEEKIAVVQESGEKEWWNYGRPLPENIHLYSSIAEALINKSNAALVITHRTLTKEENAILHRGVLYRPKVIVLGIGCNRGTSSEEIEAVIDETLRELQFSKKSVKAICTIDLKKDEAGLLEAAAKNRWEFICYTPDELNSVKIEEPSETVLKFTGAYGVSEPAAKLYSGADKLEIVKKKSGNVTISVAIIRH
- a CDS encoding cobyrinate a,c-diamide synthase; translation: MSDRRLVIAGTGSGVGKTTITIGLMSALRKKGYTVQGFKCGPDYIDPTYHTAVTGRVSRNIDSWMLDHKMVQEIVNRASTGADISIIEGVMGFFDGKDPTNNMGSTAEISIITKSPVVLVVNCASMARSAAAIVKGFQEFLKETQIVGVIANQVGSEGHFKIVKVAIEQECGIPVLGYLKKDQVLTIPERHLGLIPSVERGELNPFFEQLGDTILETVDVDALYGLAKAAKLEIPNSQFGLKEKNAVKIAVARDAAFNFYYQENFEMLEAAGAELIEFSPLKGEPLPDQIDGFYIGGGFPEEFAEELAEKTEVKRSIRAAIEKGLPTLAECGGFMYLTEYLETTDEKSYAMVGIIPGKVKMQSRLQALGYREIRGEEGNFLLKGNLIARGHEFHYSTFHPRTEFQHAYQTQGMRGFKEEGYMNGNLIAGYTHFHFGSCPELVENWIEKCKEFQQNG
- a CDS encoding cobyric acid synthase, with the translated sequence MAKALPIMFQGTSSDAGKSVLVTAFCRIFTQDGFRTAPFKSQNMSLNSYITIDGKEIGRAQGVQAEAAGIQATTDMNPILIKPNRDNEAQIVVHGKPYKNLEAGVYRKEFFLTGIELIKESLSVLSESYERLVIEGAGSPAEINLNDRELVNMRVAKLADAPVILIGDIEKGGVFASLVGTLQLLEPEDRDRVIGVIINKFRGDLSLLESGLTWFEEYTGKPVLGVIPHLDHLNIDAEDSVILNQYTSSPNMERELDIAVIQYPRISNFTDVDPFFSEPDCHVRFITKPEQLQQPDLVILPGSKNTMDDFLFLKNSGLAQRIIELKQNHKAMIFGICGGYQMLGEEIQDPFGVESQEQKVQGLCMLPIQTTISKEKTTVLSNGVLHLFGKSFAVTGYEIHMGETVKKEEGLRFIETKNGADGCITVDEKVMGTYFHGIFHNDEFRKELLNHLRKTKGLAPIDKRISFNQLREEAFNRLADHVRAHVNLDYIHQKMMEFQNGRIPR
- the cobT gene encoding nicotinate-nucleotide--dimethylbenzimidazole phosphoribosyltransferase, which encodes MNGIMVDIKPLNKEMGQKVKAYVDNLTKPLGSLGRLEELAIQLAEITSEDFPIVTPPGVIVFAADHGVVEEGVSAFPQEVTVQMVLNFLNRGAAINVFSKQIGAAFEVVDIGVAAEIAAEGAVHRKVRYGTANFCKQDAMTRQDVEKAIAVGYERAEAMIHQGCKCLILGEMGIGNTTSSSAILAVLSGQEVSSLVGRGTGIPSEQIIHKQEVISLAIRERQPDRMDPIDIFAKIGGLEIAAMTGAMLAAAANRVPILVDGFICTIAALMAKEICHTASDYMIVGHRSVEPGHLIALQLLGKKPILDLDLRLGEGSGAAVAFPILQSATLMLKEMATFDSAGVSKEKEGDE
- the cobO gene encoding cob(I)yrinic acid a,c-diamide adenosyltransferase, translated to MTKENSGLTLVYTGDGKGKTTAALGLAIRAAGRGKRVIMIQFIKSPERTYGEKIIFEKLGIEIYQMGAGFTWTKTPEVHREALKSAWAFTKDRVVNGGYDVVILDELNNALAIERFPIADVLPLQEVLELIQQRPKEMHLVITGRSAKEEIMESADLVTEMKAVKHYYDEGIPAVKGIEF
- the cobD gene encoding threonine-phosphate decarboxylase CobD — protein: MRLIEKYGHGGDLLTAHQVFNKASGEFLDFSANINPLGPPAKVLDLLKERLETIVHYPDPAHRVLKQKLSERNRVSDDQILIGNGAAECISLILLGLQPKTVGLIYPCFSEYEQLSVAFGAKINSCYGKLELDFKPDISELNLLLLESDLVFIGHPNNPTGVLYTMEELVQIAEQAKKTNTYLVIDEAFIDFLPKQLHITLLQKLERYRHVLIVRSMTKIYAIPGLRLGYVLAHPELIGKLQAKQVTWSVNQMALIAGEAVLNEREYEDETIALVKEQRNYVKQSIEEQLGWMVFPGQANFLLIRITDELAAAELQWKLGERGILIRSCAMYQGLTSQDFRIAIRTKKENDCLLQALKEVAHEGIQP
- a CDS encoding histidine phosphatase family protein; this translates as MTITRLILVRHGETDENSYHYYLGHYDAELNDKGRKQLRVLTSKLKNKGEQIDVIYSSDLSRANESARMIGEEFQVKPLPVFSLRELNFGDWDCKTYEDIKLDDQNQLEMWVNNPYKTAPPNGESLLQLGERIDNWLQQICSTKGRNETILIVSHGGPIRWILSKWVMGDSNEFWKVEGVGHGKGIIIDFDQQTGIFTIVDRL
- a CDS encoding HoxN/HupN/NixA family nickel/cobalt transporter; translation: METVSLILLVFVLGLRHGLDADHLACIDGLTRYNWRRNSPIARWVGTLFSIGHGLVVTCIALILGIFMKNFRIPELVNTLVTWISIISLFSIGTLNIYNLLRTKSIADGNYQISGIKGKFLPRIVQETTNPFFVILIGGIFALAADTVSQTSMWAIAAGNTGSYMPLLLGIVFMFGMILTDTIDSFVAFRVINQSNRFGQSASRLMGWIIVLLAYGVSSYEAFTFFFPWAELDFEMIGIILFGVLILGFVYISLLSKKQAAISIRNNR
- a CDS encoding cytochrome ubiquinol oxidase subunit I, giving the protein MDQLLLARIQFAVTTVYHFFFVPLSIGLVFIVALMETLYVVKKDDVYKKMTKFWGHLFLINFAVGVVTGIIQEFQFGMNWSDYSRFVGDVFGAPLAIEALLAFFMESTFIGLWIFGWERLSPKLHLTSIWLVSLGTILSGFWILTANSFMQHPVGYMLKNGRAQMNDFLSLITNGQIWVEFPHVMTGALATGAFFVAGISAYNLLKKREVGFYKKSMNLALILGLIGSLGTALSGHEQAQYLVKTQPMKMAAAEGIWKDTPSPAPWSAFAIIDTAKKQNKFEINIPYALSFLSYSKFDGSLKGMDTLQKEYASKYDQKVGKGTNYIPPVKTTYWSFRLMVGFGAAMILLSIIGLFLWRRGTLETNKVFLKFLPPSISFPFLANTFGWIMTEVGRQPWTIFGLMTTNSSVSPNVSGGSVLFSLIMYMLIFTVLAFVMVYLMVREIKHGPAAHENMEVHHKLDPFDKVGA